The nucleotide sequence AACAGAAGAACTGTAATAGAACAGTATTTAATGCCGTACCGACAACAAGCAAATTTAAATTTGTTGAACACAACTTTGATGCTGTTTAGGTGTTTTGTTGTTCACTACATAATAGTAATACCCTATGAAGCTTCATGTAAgcgaaaaaaaaatgtttgcaccACCTCTACAGCGCAAGTTCTGCTCTAGTTTTTGACTGTGCTGTCATGTTTCGTGCTTGATTCAAAGGATACTGTAAGTTATGTTTAAGACGTATTTGCCGCTGGGAAGAGTGGGGGTCGAGCTGGGTTTCTTCTGGATGATGCGATAGAGCTTGCGAAAGGTCGGCAACGCAGCCGTGCGCATCCACACTATGAAGTCCTCGTTGATAAAGCCGTTGTTCTCAGAATCAGATGGGTCCAACTCGTACACTGGCCTCCTCCAGTTCACCGGCTTATTTGTGCCTGAAAAATGAACAAGACAAAACTAAGCTCATCACCGCAATTTAAGTGTTTCTGAGTTTAATAGATCCTATCACTCAAATCACCTTGGAAAGCTACAGTGAGGTTGCCGTTTCCACCAGGGTTCCTGAACTTCACATGCTTGTCAGTCCACCAAGCAATGCCCTTCTTTACCAGGGGGATTGAATTACTGGTGCCATTGGCATCAATGTGATACAGCTCCAGAGTGTCTGAAACAAAGAAGCATTACATTCAATATTGATGCATTAAGTATGTGCAGCAAATAAGTTTTATTAGTAGGAGTTAGAATGGTCGGATGAGACTCAAGCCAATTTGGAGCACTAATCCTTAGATTGCTGTGGAGAAAAATGCAGAGCTGTTCACCATGTCTCACTTACCATTAAAAAGGCTGTTAGCTATGGCCCCACATGGAGCGATGGGCAGCCCCTCACTTGTACGGTACGGTTCACATTCCTTGCTGGGGCTCTGTAAAAAGCAGCCATCGTTAAACCAATGCAGAAGGCATTCATTGAAATCTCTTCATGTTATAAAAGTGTATCAATTTCCAAGATTATACCGTCAAAGCAGATCGGTCACCATTTAGTTGGCTGTCATCCCTGGACTTGACATAGCGTCTGTGGTTCTGATAGAAGTTGGATAAGCCGTAGTACATGAAGACATTGCTCTGCAGGGGAGGGGAGATCGTGTTTCAGACAATGTGTATCAGTAAAGGCTTAGATATACTTCCGTTTTCCATGCACAGAACTGAATTTGTTAAGCAAATTTTAAGCGAAGGTTCACACGTTCCAAATGTAGGTTCCTTCATGTCCTCTTGTTTGACTTATACAGACACTGTTTTGATGCAGCACAACTGGCTGAGAGCTTTTTATAAGTAATCAATAGGAGCCTTCGGAAAGTTGCTGGGCTGCATAGAATGATCGATGATAATGGTGGCTCCAAACAAGCCTTGAGTGTGCCCGTCTTTGGACTTGAAATAGATCTTAATGGACATTTAGTGCCAGGagaacaggattttttttttcttttattgcacTTCAAGCAACGGTATCACTTTTGAAGCTGAAGGCATTAATTATTCATAGGATCAGCATACTGTAAACGGCTGCTCACCTCAAATGGCTGTTCCAATGTAaagtccacagagcagagacacGGTGTTGTGCTGTTCCAGCTGAAGTTCTTGGCACAGCTGTGGCATGGGCTAGACTCGCCGACACCAGTGTAATCAATCTGAAAATGAGGAGCTGATTAATTGAAAAATAGAATACAACAACAATTGAACAACTGAACATGATCCATAtacactttcacttttttttttttatgaattatgGCCTCTTGTACACTCAACAGTGTTTCAGTTCAATAAAACTTGTGACGCAGACACCAACATCAACTTCCTGATTGGGTCGTGTGTAGTGTATGTAGCATCAGTGGCGGATGTGCTGTGAAAATGGAGAATTTGAGTTGAAGCACTGACATTTAGAAAAAGCACAAACTGGCACTGATAACACATTTATGAAGGTTATACTactcattttttgttgtttttaaagaaatgtggaTTCAACTTAAATGGCCATTATGGAGGCTAGTTTCACCATTATTTTGTCTACCCTGGTTTGTTAGAtcgttttttttcccagcctcAAATATTGGGTGTCATATTAGAGGTGTTTGTAACATTTTGATTTCAATTTCTAGACAAAATACTGGAAATACTTCTTattctaataaataaaaaagcggCCACAAACTACAGCCTTAAAATTACCATAAAGCTCGATTAACACCTTGTTCATaaactttcaataaaacatgaagattGTAACCTttcactgcagtgttttttattgACCCGTACATtagtttagctaacgttagctagtcgCAAGCTACCTGTAGGTAATGAGCCGTCATCTAAATATATAGGGTCATCTCAAAATGGAAAACCCTTTACAGCACTCAGAAATATGGCTGGTGAATTAGTTAGGTGTCACTTGTAGTTTGTGTTCGTggttgttaaaacacaacaatctTCCAGTTTATTTACATGGCCTCCACAGTAACCGTCGCTGAAATGGACTGTGTGGAAAATCCTAGACGAAGCTAGTCGGCGGCGACCGTGAAGTTAACAAGAGAGGCGGACTGTTGTTGTCACTGTACCTCGAACTCTTTAATGTTGTTCGATGAGACAAACAGGCCGATGCCGATGGGGATGAAGATGAGACCGATTACGAAGAAAGCTGGCAGCACGGTTCCCGCCGTCAGGATGGGCTGCCAGGCCGGTAGTCTCTGCTGCTTGAACGCTGTGTTGTCCGGCTTTTTACTTTTCACGGCCCCTGCGCCTCCATGGCTCGAGGCGCCCGAGTGGTGTCCGTCCTCTTCCTTAGCGTTGTAGCTTGACGCCATCATGGCTGCAATCCGCTCCGAGCAAAGATAATCTTAGTTGGAAGCCGACAGTTTGCAGTTAATTCCCCACGTCGAACAAGATGTAAAACCTCAAAGGAAAGTGTGAAACTGTCAAAGAGTGTCATTTACCCTCTATCTAATCCAAATATCTTCTCATTCTGGTATTGATCTACCTGTCTTGTTAATCTCATCTGAGAGGAAGAAGCCGGAAGCTGCTGGGCCAATGGGATGATGCGACGTAGCTGTTACATCATCGCAGAAAACGAAGACGCCCCTTTGTCACATTGTCACAACATCTGATGCGCCATGTATAGTAAATTAAGTGTTAATTACAGTTTTACAATTGAATTATAAGCGTGGAGGCAAACATTCTACAAAAAATTTAATATAAGCAATTAAGTAGCCTATTAGGAAATGTTATCACCTATGGATTACAATTTTAATACCTCTGACATTCACAATGTAGGCTACTTGGAACCACAAAGCctacctttttttaatttaagaggTTTAATTCCCCCTCTTTGAGATTTCCAGCTAGTATTTTGAAATCATGCAAGTTTAAAATTTGATTTAACATGGtaaatctttttgttttattttgctcatTAAATTCAGAAAATTCAAATATCCATTATTCAAAATATAAACAGTTGTAGTTTAATAAGACAAGACAGAATGGAACTAATGACACCTTTATAATATAATTCTATACTATAAATAAAGAAACTGGAAACtggaaaaaatataatataatgcaaaacaaagaatacagaaaaagaaatctaGTTGTTTAATGTTGAATAACTTCTTGAAAATTTAGAGATGGGAGTCCATGTAAATGCATGTTTTCAAAGTGTAAATGGAAATATGTTACTTTTTGTAAATTCATTGGTATTAAAATACACTCGAGTGTCCTTAATTCTAATGatacaaatgtttaaatctTGTTATCAATTTGTTTTAATGATGATTCATGATTTAATTACAGTTCCGAAAAGTTGTGGTAAATATTATAATctgctatataaatacatttgatttgacTTCACAAAATATGTAGAATGTTGTTGAGGTCAATGAACTTCGATCTGTACATTGAATTTCTGCttcaatatattttaaataacaaaattaaTACGACTGGCGCTCACATTAAAAAACTCACTTGTTCAATGACTGCGTTGCCCAGCATAGTATCTGAGAATAGGCCTAGAAGATTCGAAGAGTACTGCCTATGTAATGTTGTGAGAGCAAGACTTACAACAAGTGCATGGATGAAACACTCAAGTGCAAGTCTTCTCTCCATATATGTGTTTCTTATTTTCCAACATAAATTTGCATGTCACACTACTCTTTgtcatcacatttatttaaaatactTTTCAGTACAAATcctttacagaaaaaaataaacataatttacattaaaacaagtaGTTTGACTTATATTGTGTCCATATAAAATATTCTCAACAAACTCCTCTCATGTGTAAGACAACCACTCAAAGCAAGAAGCAGTTAGTAGCAGCACGGTTTGACATAATATTTAACCCAAATGCCCAACACAATACACACTGTTAAtatagtaaaaatatatttctatcTAAATGGCAGAATTGGATATGagaagtacaaaacatttaacaaaaatgagaaatgaatGGCTTGTTTAATTACATAAAAAtgcctctttgtctttgtctaaCTGAGCTGTATTTTTGCACCACCAGAGTGCTGTAAAATCATATTTAGATATGAACAAACAAAGTTATTCTGTTGGTACTATTCTTTCAAGCTTTTCCTCCATTTTGTAAAGTATTGCTATTCACAGTGGATTTTTTAACTTCTATCCTCATAGACTGGCTCTCAGTTCGTGACTCAAGCTTCATTCCCCCTGACATCCCCAGGGATCCCAGTACAGCCTTCCCTGTCTTCAGGCTCTTGGACATTGGGATGCGAGTCAGTCCTCCTATTCGAGGTGTCTGGGCGTCCGGCCCAGTCTGTTGACAATGGGGAGAAAGAGTACAGTTTCTCAacaggaaaatgaaaacaggGCAGCACTTGAGGGGAACATAAAGAGTAAATATGGAAAAGGGGCAAACCCCATTATGGAAAAAAGGAATTCTGAATTTCTAAACATCGTAACTGCTCAAATGTGCTATAAGAGCtgtgtgaaagaaaaatgtaaatatttaatatttctttcACTTCGAACCTAGTGGGTGGGCGCTTGTCCAGGCAAGGTTTCATTGTGCTGTTACTGGTGAAAGAGTGTTTTGTGTCAGCCAGAGGGCAATGAGCCCTGCATAGCTGTTTGTGAATGTAAACACCCAGTAACAACTATAAATTACCGCATGACTGTAGCAGAGTGGCAAAATGCCCATGGGGCCATTTCTGTCACACTGTCGATTTTGAGTATATTATAAGGTCCACTGACAGACCAGCACAATTTTGCTTCATCTTTCTTGGAAGAGTGAGTTGAAGCTGTTAGTGAACATATTTCTGTCTTGCTTAACATTGCACGTGTAACATAGTGTTTGAATCTGATGccagacattaaaaaaagacttgCGTCTCAAATAAATAGTTCAACATTGTGGGCAACACGTTTTTTTGCGTTCACAAGGTGCTCAACAAAGTAGATagtttgtgtttcatttgcctgggtggaggtggaggtgaagggaGGTTCATTGGTACTACTTTTTACCACATCTACTTAATACAGATTTATAAAGCAGCAAGTATTTCCAATGAACTGTTGGCAACAATATCTGTGGATTATCTAGAGTAAATTGCTGTTGGGCAGGATACTCAAAGAATGAACAAACTAAGCTAGCAATGAGAAAACATGTCATTTCATAATTTGGATGAAGACAACCTTTAGGTGAAACATACCATGTTTTGTGTGGGTCTGGAGTTGGTGGATGTGACAGGGGAAATTGTGATACTGCTCATCACTTTGCTCTGCGTGCTCCTGGTAGCAGTGGTAGTAATTTGGCGCGGGGAGCGTAAAACTGTCCCAGTTGATAAGGTCATTTCCTTGCTCTCTGTTACAGTAGCCACTGGTCTGACTACCATCTTTGGGGTGATGCTGTTGCCTAAATGAATATGGATCTTGTTATCGTCAGTGGTGATGATGCTATTGTTGTTGGGGCCCTTCCGTATAGGCATTGGCACCATTTGCTTCTCGGGGGTAACCTTGAACACAGCTCGGCCCATGGTCATCTCTTGTGGTTCTGGGGAGGCAGACGCTTCCGGGACTATAGCAGTGCTCACTGTCATAATAGACACAGGGGACAAGGGCCTTCCTGATGCAGAGGAGGGAACTCTGCTGCTTTCTGGAGATTTGGCTCTGGATATTGTTGTGATGGTGACTGGAGACTTGGCTCTTTCAGGGCCCTGAGGTCCAGTGGTGGACTTTCTCTTGTTGGTTGGAGCAGAGTAGGTGGGAATGATTGTGATTCTGGATTTAGGTTGAGATGGGTTGGGGCTGAGGGGAGCTGAGCTAGAGAAGAAGTCTTCAGCAGTGGGGCTGCTGATCTCAAGAGTGGCCATGTTGTTTTGGTGGTCTGGTGTTACCCTGATGCGTAAAGGCTGCCCTTGCTTTTGGGACATGGTTAGTTCAGAGGGCATATTATTTCCATTAAAATGCAGAGGCTTTTCTAAGTTGGTCTCTTGAGGGGTGTTGTCCTTTTTCCTCATCCAGGGAATCCAGGATTTCTTGCCAAGGTCGCTGCCGGATGAAGGTGAACGCTCAATAGCACTGTTCTTTTCTGTTGGCTTCCTCAGGCACTTCTGTCTGAGGTTGCTCATGATGTGATTTTCCTCTTGAACAGACTTCCTAATGAACACTGCTGGGGTGTCCTCCTCTGATGGCCCAGTGGACAATGGCTCTGTCTGCACTCCTGTGGACGTCACAGCAACGTCCACCATTCTCCTCCCATTCAAACTGGGCCTTAGCGCCCGACTATGACGCTTTGCTACCTCCAGTTCTTTAGTGAGATGGAAAACTTCAGTGCCCATGTTCTtggccttctcctcctcctccaagaaTCTCTGCTGCAAGATCGAGTAATCCACTTGGAGCTGAGAAAGTTGGTCTTCCTTGTGCATCAGTTCATGGATCTTCTCCTTGAGCGCTACAACATCTGCCTGCAGTTCTCTGGTTTTAATCTCCTCTCTCTTGCATTGCTGTCGGAGGTCTTCTTCTTggctttcctcctctcctttctcaaTTGCTTTGTTTCGTGCTATCTGACTCCTCATTTCCTCCACCTGTTGGGAAAGAATGTTGGCTTTGTCTTGTTCAGTCATGAACCTTTTCTCCAACATGCCGTACTGATCTTCTGTCTTGATCAAATCTCCCTCAACTACTTCAAGTTGCTTGAGACGATTTTTTAGGCGCTCAATTTCAAATGTCAGCTCCTTAACTTTGTTATCTTCTCTTTTAATGGGGTCGGACATTCTTCCAAGttcacattttactgaattCTTCACTGAGAGCTTTTCTGCCTGCTCGAACCCATCCATCCTCTTTTTCATTTGACTGACCTTAGAAGTAAGATCCTTAGTTTTATCAATTTCATAGGCTAGCTTAGTGCTCAGCTCCCCCTTTTCTAGGGTTAGACTCTCTACTTTGGTTTCCATCTCTGATTTCAACTTCAATAGCTTTTTGCTTTCCTCTATCAATTTTTCAGTCACCTCCATAACTTTACCCTGCTCAAGTTTGACAGTCTCACTCAGatcctcctttttcttctcatctgACTGCATTCTTTCCACCAGGGTCTTTCGTTCTTCCATCAAAGCAACAGTCAGTGACTTCAGCTTGCTCAAGTCATCTTTAAGGCTCAGCTCAGACTTTTCTAACTTGAGCTCAGAAGACTCAAGCTCTTTCATTCGGATCCTGAGGACTACGACTTCATCTGAGAGCTCTTTGGTCAGGCCTGTTTCTTTCTCTAGAGCAGTGTGTAACTGTGCACACTCAGCCTTGCTTGTGCTGAAGGCACCCTCAAGTTTCTCTAACTCCATCATtcttttctggagcttctccACTTCCAGCCTGAGGTCTTTACTTTTAGTATCCTCCTCTTGTAGCCTCTTTCGTAGCTCCTtacactgattttcagttttggTAATCTCCTCATCCTTTCCCTCCATCTCCAGCACCCGTTTGCGCAAGTTCTCCAACTCAGCGATCAAGTTTGAGTTGCCACACTCCCCTTTGACGATCTTCTCCCTTAACTCCTGCAGTTCCTCCTCAGATTTCCTCAAGGTCCTATTGCTCTCCTCTAGCTCCTCCACTTTATGTGAAAGCCCTAAAAGTTTGGCATTGAGTTGACGGTTGTGGATCTCCTGACTTGCCAGTTTGGCACTCATCTCCTCGTGTTGTTGGGTGAACTTGGCAGATTTCTCTTTAAGTTCAGCCTCCAGGCTAAGCACCCTGTGGCCATCCTCCTGCGCACGCTCCCTGGCTTCACTCAGTGCCTGCTCCCGCTGCTTCAGCTGCTGGCTGAGTTCCTGGACCCGCTGGCTCTGTTGGTCCATTTGCTCTAGGTGCTGCTGGCGCTCATTGACCAACATCAAGGCAAAGGACTTTAACTTGACCAGCTCCTCTTGCACCTTGGCCAAACGTTTAGAGTGCTCCTTCTCCTTTCTTACCTGGTAAGCTTTCTCGTTCTCAAGCAACCTCTTCAATCTACAAtgtgaagtgaaaaacaaaggCAAGGATTAGTTTGGTGTTTTCTTGATTTTAAAGTCAGTAACAATATAGCTGTGTTTGCCACTGTGTCATGAAAATATGTATAATTTTAATTCCAGGATGCAATGTTTGATCTCTGTTAATGTTTCAATGGCAGCAAGTGAAAATCCTGAATCTATtcagacattttgaa is from Sparus aurata chromosome 16, fSpaAur1.1, whole genome shotgun sequence and encodes:
- the LOC115597463 gene encoding cell cycle control protein 50A-like, with protein sequence MMASSYNAKEEDGHHSGASSHGGAGAVKSKKPDNTAFKQQRLPAWQPILTAGTVLPAFFVIGLIFIPIGIGLFVSSNNIKEFEIDYTGVGESSPCHSCAKNFSWNSTTPCLCSVDFTLEQPFESNVFMYYGLSNFYQNHRRYVKSRDDSQLNGDRSALTSPSKECEPYRTSEGLPIAPCGAIANSLFNDTLELYHIDANGTSNSIPLVKKGIAWWTDKHVKFRNPGGNGNLTVAFQGTNKPVNWRRPVYELDPSDSENNGFINEDFIVWMRTAALPTFRKLYRIIQKKPSSTPTLPSGKYVLNITYNYPVLSFDGRKRMILSTISWMGGKNPFLGIAYITVGSICFFLGVVLLIIHHKYDTRNNSADIPN
- the LOC115597462 gene encoding filamin-A-interacting protein 1-like; its protein translation is MRSKSGRVESPANGVLGVPQADHDVSHEQEVGLPVKSLMAKVQQMEGEDKVEVKVISDKEKLLIESPEVGGKSEDIMDLSKKDLLKLLGIMEGEVQAREDVICMLKSKPTLPEALESRYGSAVPGSALQALQRDGFIAGTEPHKNSVYQKPMVELERLQEKHKETYRRMLGQLLLAEKCHRRTVHELDTEKRKHADYMNKSDDFTNLLEQERERLKRLLENEKAYQVRKEKEHSKRLAKVQEELVKLKSFALMLVNERQQHLEQMDQQSQRVQELSQQLKQREQALSEARERAQEDGHRVLSLEAELKEKSAKFTQQHEEMSAKLASQEIHNRQLNAKLLGLSHKVEELEESNRTLRKSEEELQELREKIVKGECGNSNLIAELENLRKRVLEMEGKDEEITKTENQCKELRKRLQEEDTKSKDLRLEVEKLQKRMMELEKLEGAFSTSKAECAQLHTALEKETGLTKELSDEVVVLRIRMKELESSELKLEKSELSLKDDLSKLKSLTVALMEERKTLVERMQSDEKKKEDLSETVKLEQGKVMEVTEKLIEESKKLLKLKSEMETKVESLTLEKGELSTKLAYEIDKTKDLTSKVSQMKKRMDGFEQAEKLSVKNSVKCELGRMSDPIKREDNKVKELTFEIERLKNRLKQLEVVEGDLIKTEDQYGMLEKRFMTEQDKANILSQQVEEMRSQIARNKAIEKGEEESQEEDLRQQCKREEIKTRELQADVVALKEKIHELMHKEDQLSQLQVDYSILQQRFLEEEEKAKNMGTEVFHLTKELEVAKRHSRALRPSLNGRRMVDVAVTSTGVQTEPLSTGPSEEDTPAVFIRKSVQEENHIMSNLRQKCLRKPTEKNSAIERSPSSGSDLGKKSWIPWMRKKDNTPQETNLEKPLHFNGNNMPSELTMSQKQGQPLRIRVTPDHQNNMATLEISSPTAEDFFSSSAPLSPNPSQPKSRITIIPTYSAPTNKRKSTTGPQGPERAKSPVTITTISRAKSPESSRVPSSASGRPLSPVSIMTVSTAIVPEASASPEPQEMTMGRAVFKVTPEKQMVPMPIRKGPNNNSIITTDDNKIHIHLGNSITPKMVVRPVATVTESKEMTLSTGTVLRSPRQITTTATRSTQSKVMSSITISPVTSTNSRPTQNMTGPDAQTPRIGGLTRIPMSKSLKTGKAVLGSLGMSGGMKLESRTESQSMRIEVKKSTVNSNTLQNGGKA